The Arachidicoccus terrestris genome includes the window TGATAACAGAGCTGTCCCTGTCTTCATAAAGACCATATCCATTTACAAGAATCCCTTTCTCGTCTCCTTTTCTGGAAGAAATGGCATAGATGATCATTTCATCACCCGGATCTGTCATTCCCTCAAATCGGTATACCTCATCAATTTCAAACTCATCAGGAGATAAAGAGAGAACTTCTCCGCAAACCAGGCAATCTTCTCCCAGATTAAAGTCATGGGTATAGCCCCTTTTGTTTAAATCATTGACGGCTTCAGAAACTGTTTCGTAATTTTTCATTGTATAACATTTTATGGTTTTAAAATTTGGATAGAGATGGTGTTGATTTTTTAATAAAGAGCCAGGGTGTCACGGGTTCTTTTCACATCGTTGTTTCAGACCCCGGCCCTTTTGTAGCCTTCTTTATCCTCTAATTTAAAACTTATTTTTAAGTTAGGCTGTTAAAAAATTACATTGTTAATATTAATGATTGAATAATGTATTACTGACCAGCTGACAGCTTGGCGGCATCCATAA containing:
- a CDS encoding phosphoribosylpyrophosphate synthetase, which translates into the protein MKNYETVSEAVNDLNKRGYTHDFNLGEDCLVCGEVLSLSPDEFEIDEVYRFEGMTDPGDEMIIYAISSRKGDEKGILVNGYGLYEDRDSSVIMKKLRIHEG